A section of the Acropora muricata isolate sample 2 chromosome 4, ASM3666990v1, whole genome shotgun sequence genome encodes:
- the LOC136915488 gene encoding tetratricopeptide repeat protein 33-like codes for MATAFGWKRKLPQNLLGRKRAAVFDDRNQIDDNYENEPYEEDWRVLLFKRNGILSIEDNLAKSKRLEEEGVSLAEQERYWEAITRWNEAIGLTPKNEKLQEMKSQVLLELHELFPALEAAEKAVSLNPCWFVAYQTLGRAQMGYGDVEMGVKSFSKAIHLNPDELEMWTEDLRWAWKLRDQKRQQEKINSKCNSKTTEKDKEVWKIYAADLGSEICQNDEEQIVTSKCTQQSRVT; via the exons ATGGCGACCGCGTTCGGCTGGAAAAGGAAGCTCCCTCAAAATCTTCTCGGGCGAAAAAGAGCTGCTGTGTTCGATGACCGTAATCAGATAGACGATAATTATGAAAATGAACCGTATGAAGAGGATTGGCGTGTTctattgtttaaaagaaatggaATTCTCAGTATCGAAGACAACCTTGCGAAGAGTAAAAGACTAGAAGAAGAAGGAGTTTCTCTCGCCGAACAAGAGCG ATACTGGGAAGCAATCACAAGATGGAATGAGGCAATAGGattaacaccaaaaaatgagaaactTCAGGAAATGAAATCACAG GTACTTTTAGAGCTTCATGAATTATTTCCTGCCCTTGAGGCTGCAGAAAAGGCTGTTTCACTTAATCCTTGCTGGTTTGTTGCATATCAAACACTTGGGCGGGCACAAATGGGTTATGGAGATGTCGAAATG GGAGTGAAAAGTTTCTCAAAGGCAATCCATTTGAACCCTGATGAGTTGGAG ATGTGGACAGAGGACTTACGCTGGGCTTGGAAACTGCGCGACCAAAAGCGAcaacaggaaaaaataaattctaAATGCAACtcaaaaacaactgaaaaagacAAGGAAGTTTGGAAAATATATGCAGCAGATCTTGGGAGTGAAATTTGCCAAAACGATGAGGAGCAAattgtgacatcaaaatgtACTCAACAGTCTCGTGTGACATGA